The segment TGTTGGAAATTCTTATCGGTAAATCCGAATATTTGAAAGACTTTTCCAGCCAGGAATCATTTCTAAATAGCTCTCTGATATGTTTTAAAATATTAATAGTTTCCAGCCTGCTGCGTTCCGGGATGACAATTGTTTTTAGTCGACGGTCAAGCGCGGGAAGCCCTTCAACATATTTTTGCGCTTCCTGCGTAGTTGTGGCGAATACGAAACGGCTGTCAGTCGAGGTTAAAAATGTTTTCATTTCATCAAAAATAATGGTCGGCGCGGCCGGGTTTCTCTGGCCCCAGCGATGAGCCTCATCAACCATAACTATCATTTTCGGATGTTTTTCTATAAATTCTTTAAGCGCATTCAATTTGTCATTGTATGTACCGCTCCCGTCATTATGCAAAAAATCGCAGGCATCGATGAAGCATACTCGAAAACCGGGAAGTTCTCCTCTTTCGATCATGGCGCCGACGTGCTGCATAACCGTAGTTTTTCCTGTTCCGGGAAGACCTTTTAACAAAACATTGGCTGTATCATGTTCCTGCAGTCTGGCCAGTACCTGTTCGGCAACTTCGGTAATACCTATAGCTTCATATACATTGGGATCAACAGTCTTGTAATTTTCACGAAAGGTTTTTATTTTTCCTTTTAGAATGTCCGGGATTTCCAGTTCCTTGTTCCCATTTCCCAAAGCTACAATTTTATTCATAATACTCACGCCCCTCTCGCATTATTATTGTTTTGATCTAAATCTATGTTTGCCGGAGCCGACCCACCGGTCTTGCCTCCGTTCTTACCAGCCCCGTTATTATGTTGATTTTCACTAGCCAGTATCTCTTCACTTTTTTGTTTTATAGAATTCAAATCCGTTATCACGGAATCCACAAAAGAATCCTTGCCGCCATCTGTTAAGCTTTTTTTAACAGCATCTAATAGTTCTGTTTTGAAATCCATATCAGATGTATCAAGGTCGTAGCCGATACCATATATTTTCCCGGCCAGCATATCAGCCAGTTTATTCAATTCCTGCTCATTTTTATAATTTCTGAAATCAGGATATTTTTCCATAAAGTCTTCAATGACATGCGATAAATCATGATCATCAAAGCTCAAATTATCGATAATATCTTCAGCAGCGCTGCCGAATTTATTGCGCAGCCACTTTTTTATTTTGCCGGGTAGTGAATTTTCATCTTCCTTTTCGCCACAGAATTTTCTTATTTTCGTTTCCAGCGATAAAAGCTGATCCTCAAGCTTGTCAGCTATTTTTCTCATCTGATCGTTATTGATCCCGATAATTTTGGCTATAGATAAACCAGCAACCCTTTTTATGTTGCAGTATTCATATTCCGGATCGTAATCAGTTGTTTTATTTGTATCGAAATGCGGATTCTTATATAACCTGTATTCACCGTTGTCAGTATAAACAATTACAGCGAAGATATTCGGACAGTTCTTCACAGTTTTTTTATCGGTAGAGGACATTTCCAAATCGCCATTACGATGGTAATGCGCATCAACAAAATACTTGCCCGCGTATTTTGATACCAGAGGTGCGACAATTCTGTCTTGTTTTCTGGTAATATTTATCGAGGGAGCATAATTTTCAAATTTTCCCAACTCATCAACAGAGAATCTGATCAGAATTTCATAGCCACGTTTTTCTGATTCTTTGGCTGCTGCAGCAAAAATTTTCTGCAGTTGTTTGCTGCTTATTCCATTTATAATATTTGCTATAATTTTCCTGAACACTTTTCACCCCACTTTTCTGGCTTATATTAATTTATCGGCATGTTTTGAAAATAGTTGCTGAAAAATTACATCTTCTATGAAAACCTTATAGTATTTATTGGCAATTTATATTAGAATATTTCTGAGCGTAATATGAAAACCTGCCCGAAATGTAATAAAAAAAACGAAGACACCATTATTACCTGTGAATGCGGTTATGATTTCAGGGAAAACGTGGGTCAAAAATTATCCAAGTGGACCAGATTTTTTCACTACCATCAGCTGAACGCCAAATATAGCGCTCTTTTTGTAATCGCTTTGATTTTTGACATTTTTGCTATTATTTCACTAATCTTTATTATTTTCGGAGTTATACGTGGTTTTCACAGCGCTTCTTTTATGATGGTAATTTCCGCGATTCTTTTTGGTGTGCTGAGTTATCTGGTCTTAAAAGCATTTTCCGAAACCATCATTCTTTTTATAGGAATTGAGGAAAATACCAGTAAAACCAACGATATCCTGGAAAAAATACTGGAAAATTCAAAAACCTAGTCAACCTGAGTTCGACCAAATAATCCTTTAATTCCGCCTCTCTCTGTCACTTCCCTTCGACTAGGCTTGTATGATAAGCGTATCCTGTAAAATAGAGTTTACTCAGGGAACCGTTAAAAGCCATACTTCCCTTCGACAAGCTCAGGGTAAACTAGCTCAGTATGACTTTTTTGTCGTCCTTCCTCCTTCGTCTTTCTTCCTTCCCTTTCTCCGCGGGCGGAGAAGAGCTGGCCAAAGGCCTGAGAAGAGGCGGCATTATCAAACTCAGGTTAGTTATCTTTTTTTAAGTGCAAAAAAATTTCCTGATTTCCTTTTGAACCTTTAACCTTACTGGGAATAGCCTTTACATATATATAATTACTGCTCTCGCAGAACTCGATAAAATCAGCCAGGGTTTTAGCTACCAATTTTTCAGATTTAATTATACCTCCATCAGGAACTTCCTCTTTCTTAACTTCAAACTGCGGTTTGAATAACAACAGCAAGTCACCGCTCTTTTTTATCATATCTCCGATAGCCGGCAAAATAAGTCTAAGGGATATAAAAGAAAGATCGGCGACTATAAAGTCAGCAGGTAAATCGACAGTCGTCATAGTATTTTTTTTATGTTTCTTAACAAGCTGCCTCAACTTTGTCAGATCAAGTTCACGGATATTGACCCTTTCAATATTTATGACGTCAGGATTCACCCTTAATTTATGCGCCAGAAGACCGTAATTCACATCCAGCGTAATTATTTTGCCGGCGCCATTCTGTAGTAAATAATCAGTGAATCCGCCTGACGAAGCGCCGCAATCAATCCCTGTTTTACCGATGATATCCATATCAAACTCCATAAATACAGACGCCAATTTATCGCCACCGCGACTGACATAACTTGCCTTTTCCTGTTTAAGTCGGACCTTATCTTCTTCATTGACTTGTTCATGAATGGACGTAAATTTTTTATTCTGGCTGACCACATTCCCGCTAAGAACCTGGATACGTGCTTCCTCCGTAGTTTGCACCAGCTTATTTTGCAACAAGTATTCGGCTAAAGTCAGTTTCCGTTTCCTTTTTTCCATGATCATATAAGCATACACTTTCCACCTTAAGCCTTCAACTTCAACTTTCAACAATTTTAACACTTATCACTTATCACTTATCTCGTCCTGTATTTATAACTTCTCATTCATCATGCTTCGTCAGGCTCAGTATGACACTAATTGTTCCCTGTCACCCTGAGCTTGACGAAGGGTGGTTATTCACATTTAATTAATATGAGCCAACCTTCTCATCACCCTCTCAATCATCTACCCATTCACCCTCCAACCCACTCACTCTTTTTACTTAAAACCTTGCTATAAAGCCCTCTCCGGTATTACAATTTTTATAAACAAACCGGATTTGGGGGATCATAATAAAAACCTTAATGACAGTAATACAGATGTATCTTTATATATACAAGATAAACCTATGACAAAAAGAATTATTAAAATCATGATTATTACCTATGTAGTGATCATGCTGCTTCTGCCATTATTTTATTACCTGTTTGAGCGTGAAACCTCATCGGTAAAAATAACAGTAGGTATAAACCTGGACCAGAAGATACTCACCATCTTCGGGGATCCTTTCGCGCTTAACGATTTACTGTTGGACAATCAGCGGCTTCTTATTATCCAAAACAATAACACCTATACAACCGATGAAATAAAAATCAATCCCGCTGAAACTCATGAAGTCAGGATCAAAGACAAAGAAAATAAGGAAATTCAAATACTGTTTTCCCTGATAACCAATGAATTTAAAAAAATAGAAAAAATTAAAGTGCTGAGCAAATTTAATGTCAATATGCCGCGGATATCCATAAATAATACCAGACAGTTTGTGGACGAAAATAACACAGTAGATGTGGAATACAGCCTGATAGGTGAAAATGACGTTTATATCGATTTTCTCTATGGTAAAGTCCCGCTTAACAAAAAAATAACCAAACTTGCCGTATTTGCCGCCATTAAATTGAAAGAACTGGCAATCCTGACCGAAAAAAATTTACAAAAAGCAGCCATCTATTCCTGGCATCTTGCGCTTGTTGCCGGGAAAGTCTCATGGCAAGCATTAATACACCTAAAATCATCACTGGCATCTGCTTATAACCATATACTGAAAAAAGATCAAAGTGGTACTACTCATCCGGATATTACATTCCGGGAAAACTTCGATCGTAACTCTTTTTTCGCGGGAGAAACTGCCCAATCGCTGGAATTCCAATTGCTGAATAAAGACTTTTTACCCATAACAAATAAACAGGTCAAAATAAAACTGCTAATCTCTAAAAAAACCGGTACCCAGCTTGCGGGAGCGTCCGATGCAATAACCGATTCCAATGGTAATATAAAATTTTTTGTGAAGCCCGGCATAAAAAATGGCTGGTTCAAGCTGAAAATTGTTGCAGGGAAAAAATCACATACTTTTGAATATTACATTTACCCCGGCGACCCCTGGGTTATAAAAAATATGAAAGAAAGCGTGATTATAAACGCGCCTATTGGAAAACTTATTAAGAATGCCTTCATTATGAAAGTTGTCGACCGTTATGGTAACGCGGTTCCCGGGGCGCTTGTGGAGTTCTGGGAAAAAAATATAAATGATCAGGTAACAGCGAAATACGCCGAAATCAAAACAAATAATGACGGCTGGATCAAGCTGGATTATCGCATGGCAGACGAAGCCAAACGTTTTTTTATCATTGCGGTGCTTAAAGATTCTTCTTCACACATAACTTATACAGTGCAGACACAAGCTAAAAAACCGGAAAATATTGAGATTGTCGGAGCCGAAGAAAGGCAGGCTATTGTTGGACTTCCACTGAAAGAACCTTTTGTTATCAAACTGAAGGATACATATGAGAATCCCGTGTCCGATATCCAGGTTGTGTTTGTTTTGCGTAATGATCAGGGAGATGACCTGGATGAAAAAACCATAAGAACCAATATGTCCGGCCTCGCTTCTGCCAAGTTCAGTACACCTAAAGCTATAGGAGAATATTCAGTTGTAATTTACGTTGAAAACAAACCCGAACTGGAAGCTGGTATTTCTTTGCTCGTATTACCGGGATCAGCAGCTAAAATGAAAGCTCTTTCAGGTACAAATCAGGAACTGGAATGGGATAAAACGATTGATGAACCTTTAAGGGTAAAACTCTTTGACGCTAACGAAAATCCTATACCCGATGTTGATATAGAATGGAAAAAATCACCATTTCTAAACTGGGTCGAAAAAGATGACAAAACAGATACAGACGGAATTGCCAGAGCTATTGTCAGCGCCAGGAAAACCGATCTTAAAGAACAATATGTCATAGCCAGCGCCGGAAAAACAAAAACAGTTTTCAAGATCAAAGTCAAGGAACCCAGCAAATATCAACTGTACTTGCTATCCTCTCCGGTTATTAAAGTTTTTGCTGACCAGCGTTTACCGGAAGATATAGTTTTTTCGCTAAAAGACCAATATGATCACAAACTTCCGAATACTAAAATCGAATTTGAATATACTGTTACTCGCAGAGGTATTAATTATCAGCAGAATATTACCTCGCAAACGGATAAGGATGGCTTGGTCTCCATAAACTTTACAGTAAGCGACCAGCAGGATGAGATTAATTTTAAGGGGAAATATTATGACGGGAAAGTACCTATTATTACCTGGGTAAAAATTGATGTTATACCTGAAGGTATTTCCTTATTAAAGGTCAAACCCGATATCATGATATCTACTGTCAGCAAAAAAGTAGCCAAACCTTTTGAGATTTTTGTAGGGGACAACAATGAACGACCCATTGCCAACTTAAACCTGGATATAAGCCCCTTGAACGTTCCTGGAAAAGAAAAAATAAATCCTGTACGTGTTAAAACCAATAAAAAAGGTTTCGCTTATTTTTATCCGGAAATTGAAAAAACAGCAGGCAATTATGTTTACTTAATTAAGCTGAATACACTGACCAAAGTAATGACTGTGAATGCTCTGGCTGATGAACCCACAGAAATTAAAATACTGGAAAAAGGTAATAATATATATCCGGTTGGCAATTATGTTAAAAATCTTAAATTTACAGCCTATGATAAATATCACAACATTGTGACACAGGGTAAATTTCTTTACGGAGTAAATAAAAGTAAAAAAATATTGAAACACAAATTCAATCAGCCGGCCGTATTTACAGATACCGGGCTGGGATTATGCAATTTTTACATACCGGAAAAAGCAGGCAGATATTATTTATACATAACTGATTATAAATATAAGACCAAGGCGTTTTATCAGTTCAAGGCCAGAGGGATAAATATTAAAGCTATCGAGTTACAGGAAAAAATGACCGTTCCCCCTAATTTTGTCGTTGGAATGGAAAGCAAGGGAATATTACCTTTCAAAGTACTGGACCGCTTCGGTAATCCTATCCGCAAAGTAAAAATGAGCCTGGATATTTTCCCGCTCGGTTCAGAAAAGTCCGTAGCAGGAGTGGATATTATTACAGACGGTGGAGGCAAAGGAAAATTTTCCATTTTAATGCCGGAAAAAACCGGTACTTATCTGGCTAAAATTTATCCGGCTGAATTTAAGCAAAGCATCGAAAGAATTATTACCTTTAATCTTCTTGCCAAAGGTGTACAAAGCGCGACTGTTATCACTGGTGACAACCAACTGGTAAAAGCCAATACACGACTGAAAACCGATCTTGTAATGCTGGCCAGGGATTCCTATGGCAATCCGGTTTCCAACGCCGAAATTCGCTGGTCCTACATAGTAAAAGCAAATGGTGAAGAACGTTTCCTAACTTACACGACCAAAACAGATTTTAATGGTCTGGTCACCTTTAACTATATTGTTGATAACGAACCCGGTATCAGGGAAATAAAAGCTAATTATTTACAGAATAAAAAATGGAATTTTGTTACATTCTATATAAAAATCATAGCCAGCGCTGTAGATTCTCTAAACAAACTTGGTGGTGACAATCAGCAGGTAAAGGGAGGAGAAGAGCTAAGGGACGTCATTGCTGTAAAAGCCCTGGACAGTAAAGACGGCCCAGTACAAAATCTGCCTGTTTCCTTTGTTATTAAATCTCAGGCCGCGGATAATCAGGAAAAATCCAACCCTCTGGTTTACTTTACAGACGAGCAAGGTATAGCCCGGGCCAGATTGATCGCTCCTTTTAAAAAAGGTAATTATCAGATAGAAGTTTACTCCCAGAATAAAAAAGTAGTTTATAATCTTCGCGTACTTGCCACTACCGAAGCTATTCCTGCTGAAAAACCGGAAGTGATCGCCATTACAAGTCCGGTAAAAATAGAGGGAAAAATTCAGCCACCCACATCCAATACGCTGCCGGAAACCAAAATAACCAAACAAGAACTGTCGGAGCAAATGACCAGTAAAATTGAAATAAGTTTAAATAAACGGACTTTTTCTTTTGTCAGCTCTGACAATGTAAAATTGTATACTGAGGGAGAACCTCTGCAAATTTCCATTCATAATAATAATCCGCGGATGAATAAACTGCTTTTTCAGATAAACGAACGCAAATGGAAAAAACAGGTTATTTTGCATGCGCAGGGAAGTACACAGATAAAAATACCGCCGGCATATGCTCCGGGTTATGAAAATTTAAAGATTTATAAGTATTTGGGTGTTGGTGTGCTCAGTATCAAATATAAGATTAAGGAATTCCGTATAAATACCTATGATTCCTCTAAATTTTCTTTAACAGCTCAGGATGACGTACAAAAAAACGCTGAAGTTTATGAAAACGTCAATTTTGAATACAAAATTGATACTGATGAATCTATAGAAAACAATATCTTGCCGGTAATTTTTCAGGTTAAAAATTTCAGTACAGGCAACGAAATCATCAGCACTGACATAAAATGGCAGCAAACCAACCATATGCAGATATTTAATTACATTTTCGAGAAAACAGGAGCCTATATTGTTGAATTCAATTCTAATTTTTCCAAAAATAAATTATCCTATTATGTTAATGTTCAACCCTCCTCTATCATAGTTCAAAAATATCAACCAGCAAAAGATATTGGCATTGATAAAATGAAATCACTTATATCCATACCGCTAAGCTTCAGGCTGACCGATGCGCATACTCACCTGCCGCTGGCAAACGAGCCGGTGCACTGGGAAGTCAGTAAATGGCCGGAAAAATCTTTTATTCAATTTGCAGAAAAAACTCAAACAGACAAAACCGGCCTGGCTCAAAACACATTTGTTATAAACAATATTCCAGGAAAATACCAAATCAGGGCACGTCGCATGTCGAAAATCAACATTCCTATTGAATTTGAGTTTAACCTCAATTATTATAAGTAAAGCTGGTATGACAAACGCTCTGCAATTAAATCTTTTTATTCTGTTATGGTTTTCCCATGCTTTAGCCGACTTTCCATTACAGACCAACACTATATTCCGGCTGAAGGTTAAACATATTTGGGGTATTTTTGTTCATGCCCTGATTTTTCTGGCCATAGCCATAGTTTTCACTTATCCTGTTTCTATAAAATCTTTACTGTTTATAATCTGGTTAATAGTTGTTTTCCTGTCACATGTGCTTTTTGACAAAATCAAACTGGTTTTCAGCCATAATATTATCCAAAAAGAGTTGCAATATTTTATTCTGGACCAGTTACTACACATAGGCGCTCTGGCAACAATTTTTCTTCTCCCCCTAAATCTTAATCCGACTTTACTGGAACAGAATATCGTTCTCCAAGAGTTACAAAAAGCAATGCTGGTCAAGGATTTACGCACTTTTATTGTTTACGCTTTTGTGGGTATTATTTTTATTTACGCCACTTACGCAATTGATGTTATCCTTTATTATTATGACCGGACTATCAATACCAAACTTCAAAAATTAAAATATAATTTGATTTCCATGTTTTACAGAGGTTTGATAGTACTGTTATTTATAACGTCGTTTTACTGGTTGAGCATCTTGTTGATCCCTGTTAATTATTTTATCAACAAAATGACTTTGATATACGATAAACGCAGGTTTATTATCGAAAGCACCTTAATTATTATTTTACTAATGACACTAATGATAGGAAGCAGAGGTTTATTATGATATTTGATGCTTTATGGACAAATTTTTTCAACAAACAACATTTGAACATCAGAGACTATCTCAAAAAAGTTCCTGTATTTAACGACATCAACGATAGAGATTTGAAACGTATTGAGCGTTATGTTATCCGCAGGAAATTTCTGACAAACGAATATATTTTCAGAGAAACCGAACCCGGAGCCGGGATGTATATCATCATCAGTGGTGAGGTTAAAATCCAGCTGGAAAGCGGCAAACAGGTCAAAGAGCTGGCTTGCCTGAAAGAAGGTGACTTTTTCGGGGAAATGGCCTTGCTGGACGAATCGCCACGGTCAGCCTCCGCCCTTGCTGTCAGTGACACGGTAGAACTTATTTCTTTTTTTAGAGGTGACCTGCTCAAGGTAATCGAAGAATATCCGAATATTGCCTGTAAAATCTTATGGAATATCGGTAGTGTTATCAGCGAACGTTTAAGAAAAAATAATGAGCTTCTGCATATGTGCCAGAAGAATAATTAAAATGAACAATCCGGTCCGAACAAATTATAATCTGATACGCGACATAATAATCCTTGTAGTATTAATTGTACTCGTCATTTTTTTTACTATAAAATTTTGGAGTGTTTTTTTCCCGTTTATTTTGTCTGTGATTATTGCTTATCTTCTCAATCCGCTTATCGGCAAACTGAATATAAAGTTCAATATGAACAGAATTTGGGCTGTACTACTGATTTATTTCGTTTTTTTCCTGGGAGTTGGTATTTTTATCTATATATCCATACCGATGGTTATCAAAGAATTTTTTACTATCCAGCATAATCTTCCTTCCTATATTTCTTATATAAAAGAATATTTTGACGCTCTGGCTGTTAAAATTCACGGAATCTTCCCTAACATTTCCGTGCAAGACCTGAATGTAGTAAATAAATTTCTTAATAATAGCGACAGCACTTTGTTCAATATATTCAAAAATGTACCTATGCTTATTCAAGGTTTGATAAATCTATTAATGCTTTTAATCCTTGTACCGTTTATCACTTTCTTTTTATTAAAAGACGGTCAGATCCTCAAAAAACGTTTGTATGAATTGATACCCAATCAGTACTACGAATTATACAGGAACCTTGCGTACAGAATGGATAAACAGCTGGGCAATTACATTCGCGGTCAGGCTTTGGATGCTTTGATCTGCGGTATCCTCACCACAATTGGTTTATGGATTATCGGTGTAAAATATTTTGTTATTATCGGCATGCTGGCCGGTATCGCGAACCTTATTCCTTACTTCGGGCCATTTATTGGTTTGATAATGGCAGTAAGCGTATCTATTCTGGATAAAGGTTTTAACATGCAGTTCATCCTGGTCATCGGTGTAACTATATTAATAGTCCAGCTCATTGATAACCTGCTGGTCAATCCTGTTGTTGTGGGAAAAAGCGTAGATTTGCATCCTCTTGTAGTTATGATCGCAATCATGCTGGCTGGGGAAATAGGAGGACTGCTGGGCATGCTGCTGGTTGTTCCCTTTGTTTCTGTTC is part of the Candidatus Margulisiibacteriota bacterium genome and harbors:
- a CDS encoding TlyA family RNA methyltransferase, yielding MLKLLKVEVEGLRWKVYAYMIMEKRKRKLTLAEYLLQNKLVQTTEEARIQVLSGNVVSQNKKFTSIHEQVNEEDKVRLKQEKASYVSRGGDKLASVFMEFDMDIIGKTGIDCGASSGGFTDYLLQNGAGKIITLDVNYGLLAHKLRVNPDVINIERVNIRELDLTKLRQLVKKHKKNTMTTVDLPADFIVADLSFISLRLILPAIGDMIKKSGDLLLLFKPQFEVKKEEVPDGGIIKSEKLVAKTLADFIEFCESSNYIYVKAIPSKVKGSKGNQEIFLHLKKDN
- a CDS encoding AI-2E family transporter; the protein is MNNPVRTNYNLIRDIIILVVLIVLVIFFTIKFWSVFFPFILSVIIAYLLNPLIGKLNIKFNMNRIWAVLLIYFVFFLGVGIFIYISIPMVIKEFFTIQHNLPSYISYIKEYFDALAVKIHGIFPNISVQDLNVVNKFLNNSDSTLFNIFKNVPMLIQGLINLLMLLILVPFITFFLLKDGQILKKRLYELIPNQYYELYRNLAYRMDKQLGNYIRGQALDALICGILTTIGLWIIGVKYFVIIGMLAGIANLIPYFGPFIGLIMAVSVSILDKGFNMQFILVIGVTILIVQLIDNLLVNPVVVGKSVDLHPLVVMIAIMLAGEIGGLLGMLLVVPFVSVLRIVIIELSSEFKYRKYIKLKQSD
- a CDS encoding cyclic nucleotide-binding domain-containing protein, translating into MIFDALWTNFFNKQHLNIRDYLKKVPVFNDINDRDLKRIERYVIRRKFLTNEYIFRETEPGAGMYIIISGEVKIQLESGKQVKELACLKEGDFFGEMALLDESPRSASALAVSDTVELISFFRGDLLKVIEEYPNIACKILWNIGSVISERLRKNNELLHMCQKNN
- a CDS encoding DUF3307 domain-containing protein, translating into MTNALQLNLFILLWFSHALADFPLQTNTIFRLKVKHIWGIFVHALIFLAIAIVFTYPVSIKSLLFIIWLIVVFLSHVLFDKIKLVFSHNIIQKELQYFILDQLLHIGALATIFLLPLNLNPTLLEQNIVLQELQKAMLVKDLRTFIVYAFVGIIFIYATYAIDVILYYYDRTINTKLQKLKYNLISMFYRGLIVLLFITSFYWLSILLIPVNYFINKMTLIYDKRRFIIESTLIIILLMTLMIGSRGLL